From the Engraulis encrasicolus isolate BLACKSEA-1 chromosome 18, IST_EnEncr_1.0, whole genome shotgun sequence genome, the window ttcagaaatgcaatatgaggagtttggttggaatcaagccaatgggcaagggaatcattgcattgcaatgatcattgcaagggaaattgttcaggaggcataggacaaccaaaaaacaacttcaggtgaaatataggacaacatgaaaaaatgttttaaactgtacagcaaagaggcacttgagaaaAGATGGTCTGtcgggggttgccaggagaaagccattactacgaaaatgcaaacatgttattttgcttatgatacaccaaatagcacagtgagaaatGTCACAaagcctaggacaaagtcatttggaaaaaggagatcaatatggaacttttttcagccactattaacagtaccatctGGAGAACAGTCAACGTGGCCTATGATGAGAGTTACACCCTCCCGTCTGTGAAACAAGGtaatggaccactgatgtcatggggacatttgagttacaaatgcactacacttttggtccatactcacagaatgatgaatacattgccctgtgaaaaatactggaggaaacttgacactcatcagccttgaaactgcacatggtccattgtttggacatgccaacatgacaatatttcagcacagaaagccaaatcaacccgtcattagcttcagaaagaataaaattaagttttttgagtgaccgtctcactctcctgatctcaacatcattcagccactcaggggaaacctcaaatgtgaggttccagcaagacacccagatattataggaaacaaccattctgccaggaagaatgtgctgttttgtcaactgagaacattaagagccttatccacaactaccacaaacaatttagagcggtccctgatgttaaacagggccatattcagcatcagaaactagggtatgtaaacttttgaacagggtcgtttgggtagtttgggttgtgatcatgcttttgaaagagtaaacacagaatattgctaataaatatcttaagctagtcactagcaatgagtgagaaaaaaggttttgtgtaatccgtcatatttcgtgagaaatcgccaagaaagcgtatattctgctggggtatgtaaacatatgagcaccactgtattaatttgccaggttttttttctccacagaaaATGTATGATGTAATTTTGCTACATTCATTATAATGTGGCCTAAATCACACTTAACCATGGCACTCAATGCTCACCAGCTGCCTCACTGTCCTCAATCACAACCTCTTCTGATTCCTCCATGTCAGCTTCTATATCAAGACCATACTCCTCCTCTGGCAGCAGGTCAATGGTGACATCCACAAACGGCTCTTCCTCCATGTCCTCAACTTCCTCCCAAGGTATGTAGTCCTCAGGCATAGAAGGAAGATTGTGTGGCTCCTCCGGCTGCTGAGGCAACAGTTGCTCTTCAGGCGGGATGTCATCATCTGGCATCTCTGGAACAATGATCTTAATGCTCTCCATAGGTGGAGCTGTcgtctcctcctccaactcctccaacTCCCCCTCGGTGGGCGTCTCCTCCTCACCTTCAGCTTCCTCCTCGGGTACTGTAACTTCGTCCGTAACCTCAATTTCCTCCACAGACTCTGAGGCGTCGATTTCCACCCCGGCATCAGGTTCTTCCTCAACAATTTCCGCTTCTGGTTCTGGTTCCACTTCAACAGCCTCGTCCAGTTCCTCAGGTAGCGCATCTACAGGTTCTTCAAGAAGGACCTCCTCCTCAACAACCACTTCTTCCTCCATTTCAATGATCACTTCTTCATCTGTTTCAATTATTACTTCCTCCAGTCCATCATCTTCTGGCGCATTGACATCCTCCTCAGGTTCACTCACTTCTTCCACGACTACACTAACTTCCTCTACAGGTTCACCTGGCAACTCTTCAGCTCCGGCTTCTATCAGAACTTCGTCCACTGGTTCGAATTCCTCCTCAGGATCAGCGATCTCGGGCATTTCTCCTTCAGCTGTGTAAACTACCACAACTTCCTCCTCCTCAGACTCATCTAGATCTCCAAGTGGCTCCGTGGGGGGCTGGTGAGTTATTGCTGAGAGGGTGGTGACTGGAAGGCTAGACTCAATATCTCCCGAATGCTCTGGGCTTACTGTGGCCACTGTGAGCAGAGTGTCTGTGGAGGTGGAGCTCGGCACGGCCTCTTCCTCTGGTATGAAGTTAAGAATCAAGTCACTCTCCACACCAACATCAACATTTTCTTCTTCTGAGTCCTCTGAGTCGAATATCGGGACATCTCCTCTAGGACGAGTGTCTTCATAATCTGGGTCATCCACACTCTCTGGTGGAGTCGGGGGGGTGTAGTCCCTTACGAGTTCGCCCGTGCCATCTATGATGATGGTCTCGATCATGTGCGTGATGTACGGCTCCTCTTCCTCTGGTGGACTGGTTGGCTCCGGTTCTTCATCCGTTGGGATGTCAGGAATGTCTTCGGTGCCAACAGTGTCCAGATCGTTGCTCTCAGGAAAATTCACCTCAGGATCATTGTGGGACTCTGTGATCTGTTAAAAAAAGTTGGTAAAACAAGCCATGTTTTAACATACTGTAGGTAACACTACCACTTTTGCTACTGCTTGCATTTGAATGTGATGACGTGTTTTTTCAAATATATCCATTACCTCATCAATTGTTTCAACAAGCGTTGGTGCTGTGGCACCCAGATCTGCAAAATAAAGGAAGAGAAATCTGAGAATGTGCTTTCAACATGTTCACTTCACTTAGAACGGTTAAGTTTGACACATCACactatggaggggaaaaaaacgcaCCATTAATAATGACTAATAATAACTGCACCATTACACCAAATGTGGCATCAAGTTTCGGCCTTAGTGTGTATCATGTCACTCACCGTCCCCTTTGCTCACCTCTCTACCATGGGGAGCAAAGCTTTTAGTTGCTCTGCTCCCCAACTCTGGAAGTCTATTCCCTTGACATTTGTAACATCTTTACCTCTTTAAATCCAGACTGAAAGCCCATCTTTTCCAGTCAGCCTATTCTCTTTGATTGCAGtgttttctcttttccctcttctctaTTTACCCTCATGTGCTTGtgtacttttatttttttgtgctatTGTGTCTACTTTTAGTGGGGTTGTACAACGTCCCTCCATGAGGGTTCCGAAAGGCCCTTCTAGAtaagatgtattattattattattattaatgaagatatgtgtggccctgccgtggccaaccggtacgGCACTTGTCTACTATGTGGCTGACCGggcttcgattcccggcccgggtcctttgccgacctctccccattcgcttcctgtccacctctcacaccgtcctgtcaaataaagtcgaaaaagaccccccaaaaaatctttcATGTGGAGTACCTGGGTAGAAGACGAGTGTACTGAGGTCAACAGGGAGGGTTGCCTCTTCCTTCAGGGCAGTGGTCATCAGGTCTATCAGCTTCGGAGCCGAAGGATGAGccgtctcttcccctccctctgcttcATCTGCTGTCATGCCGTTCTCAAACAGAACAGCGTAGTAGACTGAGATTCCTCCGGTCCTagggagagttagagagagaaggatCAGCCAATGAAAGTTCCAAAGCAAATTGTGCATGGCAAATCATGTACGTatgccaggacaactgacccctttgcccccccgtcCCCGCCCCCGTCAGCTTCCACGTAGATGTGTATACGTTGAATTAAAGATAAATTAGTGATATAATTCGGGATGTTCAAAGTGgtttgaaattaggctttattACATAAAAAGTGGTTCTGGTTGGTCTGCATCATTCAGGCTTAAATGTCATAGCCTTCTGTGGCAAATACAGACAGAATGCTTATCAGCATACAGTAGTGTATATTTACCCATCGTCTCCTTTCACCTCTCTGGTGGCATGCAGAGGAAAGACAACAAACACAGCATTAATAAACATCTAGATGTAAtgaacaacaaacatgtaatatCATATACTGATCTTATACACTGTACTGTTCTGCTATACTGTTCCACATACAGTTCCACATTTTAATACCGTGTACTTTATGATGTAGATATAGTATGTACCTTTCCACAATAGCTTGCACCAAAGTGTAGCATTCAACGATTCATTGATAATACACACAACGATCATAAATACCTATAATGATTTTATTGACGGAATGTAACCCATGCTGTACTTAGATTGGATTAGATGGCATAACTGCACAAAGTGATGTTCTATTTGCTATCTGGTCCAGACATATGATGTAACGGACATGGCATATTGGCATCCCCGGTGGCCGAAGGTACGTAACCCAGAGATGAAGAGGTTGCGAAAGATCACTGTGTGGTAATTGTGATTGCAGGAGGATGAAAAACCTACTAAGTatgtcaattctctctctctctctctctctctctctctctctctctctctctctctctctctccttgttaaCAAGAGTTGATGTCCCCATGAGGATGTCCCCATGAGGATGTCCCCATGAGGATGTCCCCATGAGGAGAGGTCTATTGCTATatgcaggaggagaagagatgtctACTGCTACCGTAGatatcctcatctcatctcagcccTCTGCTAAATCCCTTGGACCgttggtgggtttgtgtgtgtgtgtgtgtgtgtgtgtgtgtgtgtgtgtgtgtgtgtgtgtgtgtgtgtgtgtgtgtgtgtgtgtgtgtgtgtgtgtgtgtgtgtgtgtgtgtgtgtgtgtgtgtgtgtgtgtgtgtgtgtgtgtgtgtgtgtgtgtgtgtgtgttgcattggatAAAAGGGAATGACCACCAGGCCCCACCTGATTCTCCTCACGTTGATCGTCTTAAATCCAGGCAGTTTGTTGAAGACTTGCAACATCTGTGAACACAAATAAGCTAATACAAGTCATCTCGTAAAATAAATGTTTCAATTATCCTTCTTGTTTCTGTTCGTATAACATTTATATTTGTCTTCATGCAACACATTGTCAGTGAACAAGCCATGTGCCATTATGGTTGAATGTGTTTATCCTCCTGTCTCACGTGTTTGCATTGTGAACCAGAATAGTCCTTTGAAGATAGATCATCATAGACAAACATTTTACATTAACTATTTTAAAAACACATCTAATCTAATTCAGACTGTAACTAATTTCATTTCCACAATCATTTTTCTACTGAGGTTGTGAAAGATATTTACTTCATGACTGGCTGCCTTATTGCCTTTCTGCCAGCTAAGCATGTTGATTTAAGACAAAATGCTATAGGTTGCCAGTTAAGCGGGGCTTTCCCCGTCGTGACCTCACCTGACAGCACAGCTACATCACTAATCCTCTTTACAGTTCTTTTCAGACAGCCAACAGGGTATAACGGCAGACAATAACCTCCATACCTTTCACTGTTACCAGAagaaacacaatttaaaaaagaTGGCACAGGACTAAAGATGGTTGTGATTTTAAGAATAGAgaaaaaaatcctatgtattctcatattttaccagggcttaactacatatgagcaatttcctgaaatgaggtggactgttcctttaaagcacAAATGCCATTCCGCAGTACGTGTTCCCTGCAGTATCCTGGCCAAACGTTTGCCAAACATTTGAAGCACTTTGAGATGAGGTACTGGGAACATAATTCAGTCATTACTATAGAAAACATGTAAGATATTTAGACTCAACGATCAATtacaattattttaaaaataaacccCTCCTCAACCCTTCTCAGAAGGAAGTAAGCTCCAACAACATTTTGTACATATGCCGTCAAACACAGTTGTATTTCTACCACCTGCGGTGCAAACCACATTTAGCAATGCTCTTCCCTTGGCTTGCCTCATTAAACAAAGGAGAGCCAAcgctacgcacacaaacactggcCCCATTTGTCACTTGTTTGCCGGCAATCCATCATTGGTATCCATTGGTATTCATTTAAAAGGCCTTGTTTCGCAATGGCAGAGGTGTGTGATCATCATAGACAAGTCTTGCACTGCAGTCAGAAATCATCTATCTGGAGCTGCCTACTAcagtacttgacttgacttgccaatgaGGCTCATAGTGCTTGGGGACACCTCACTAAATGGCTAGGAAGAAGGACTTTGAATCTAGTATCAGTAGGAAAATcagggcagtcatgtgtaagcggtttgggtgtcagacttgtagcccaaaggttgccgttcgactcccgacccgccaggttggtggggggagtagtcaatcagtgctctcccccatccttcctccatgactgaggtacactgagcatggtaccgtcccgccgcactgctcccttggggcaccattgagggttgcacggttgaggcaggttgaagtttcccaatggggctttcttaaaacatatgtgtccatgtgaaacGGAGGCCCACTAGCAGAGTGAGGCATGGAactttagtaaacctccctcccaaagcctcatactgtATAAGTAGCGTTGAGCTATCGGTCTGAACcttaagctcagcggtatcgtgctgtgcctcccatgcccaaaatggggcgttgactggtaggtggaggtggaggagttcGAGCTCTGagtggtgcactgtgcaggaacacctcagttataCATGCAAGCAACAAGATGTCATTTTTTATTCAAGCTTCTGCCTCTTGTAATTTTACTGGAAGGATtttacaaagtgcagtaactacgcgaagattgaaactgagaaaagggccTTCAAAGTTTTTTCACATTGGATATTGAAGTTGCTGCAAATTTGAAATGGCAATAGCTCTACAATGAGACATATGGACCATAAGTCTTtgacacaagataaaggaggtgttggaCCATTTTCAGTTGtctaaatatgtagttactgcactttgcattgGTAGGGCAGGCAGCATATGTAATTTTAGTGAGTGGTCCTCACTTAgataggccgtgccctcctagtgacgcaacagcttcagcgttgctaccagtcaggtcaagagtcaatgcaagtactttctgagttcccacaaatatgggaactcctaccactttgttgggaagcaaacaatcattagcaaaccaagggatgccatttgggaaatgccgtttgggaaatgttaattgctctaggtcagaccaagtcttgaagagatttgaaagtcgatgataatcaggctagtcctCACCTGCTCTTGGAGATGTCTGGACAGGTCATGGTACTGGGGGGAGTCTTCGTCTCCCAGGAGCTCCCTGTAGCCAGGGTCCACCAGGTTGATGGAGAATGGCACAATCTGCTCCACGGGGTGCTCTGGTAGCACGTTTGGAAGGTCCAGGTCCTGAAAAATAGGATACAATTTACAGTAGCTTGCCAAAATCATGCACGTCATGTCTGGGAACTTTGTAATGCCTCTCGGTTGTAAGCAACCGGTCAAATTGAATAATTTCAAAAACTGAATTGGTAAATTGGTCAAGTTCCAAAAGCTATCTAGTTGTTTACAACGTCACGCCTTTTTACAAGTATATTTGCCATGGCCTTGTGGTTACGAAGTCGGTCTTGGAATTGgaaggttacaggttcaaatcccataccaTACCTTGCATAggtgaagagcccttgagcaacgtggctaacctcacattgctccagggactatagctGTATGTATAACAGGACTATGTTGAGAAGCTTGAATATAATCAAATGTAAAACAGTACATTCAAACTCAAACAGAGGTTTGGCTGCTTAAAACCTAAGTCCATTGACTTCATGGTTTCCAGTGGTAACTTTCCACTCACATGATGCGCTGCTACCGTAGGTGAAAGAGGGTTATTCATGGAGCTCAGAGCACCGCAGGGTGCCACAGACGACAATGATACGGCATGTCTAACAGTCTGCTTCACACAGATAAACAGGTGAGGGCCTCGTACAAAGACTCTCGACAACAACACTGCAGCTGTCTAAAGTACAAATCCTCATTATTCCTGCCCGTCTCATGTGCAGACGTTAGAGGGATCGAGGACGGATGGCCCTGCCGTTACCTCCGTGGTCGCCTCAGCGCCTTCCTCTCCACCGCCAGGAGGGCTGTCCGTGCCGACGGCAACATCTGGGACTGagtcctctcctccgtctcctccctctcctcctccctctgtctctgactGACCATCCTCTGGAACAGGTGGTAGAATAATTGACAACAAGCGTGAAAACCAGGGCACAATATTAGCATAAGTGAGCAAACCTTCGAAATGAGGTATATTAGTGTACCTTCTGCTGCTGTTTCCACCACGGGACGCTCCTCCGCCGGCGATTCTCTGTGGATGAAGGTCATGTGATTTACTGGCAGAGTAAACATGCTGAAATTACAGTTCTTCATGAAGTTCTATGTTATTGTAATGGTATATCTTGGCAGAGGTGAGCAGCCATCCAACCTCATATTTGTTCGAACCGATTTCATTTGTTTGAGGCACTTATACCACATATTTGCTTAAGGCATGGGGTTATTAAATAACTTTCATCACGGCCCCTGTGCTTTAGTGGGTAAGACATCCAATCACCCCTTTTGCTGTAAGTTACCACATCAAAGCACATGGCTTTCAAAGCCAGGATTTCCTACCTTTGTTTCTTAGTGAGATATCATAGTTTCACCCAGAGGCTATTCTATAGAATATGTATatgtgaatagaatagaatagaatagaatagaatagaatagtgaaATAGTAAAATAGTGAAAATTCTTTTTGGTCTGACAGTATCATGAAAGTCATCAGAAGTctattttcaaaacacagttgccacaaaaaatgtttttgctcTCTCAAGAGGGAGCAGATGACACTGGAGCCTTACCCTCCTGGCAGCTCCGGTGGTGGTTGCAAGTTCAGCCGCTGCCAGAGTCAGTTCATAAGGGAGGGAGACAAGGTAAAATATGATTAGCAAAACAATATACTTACAACTGAGAAATCACTGTACTCAAATGTCTCAAGAGCAAGCTGTTGATTATAGTGGACATGTAGTGGCGTGATGTGATGCTGAATATATTCAATTTGCTGGttcgctttaaaaaaaaacaactaaacctTTGGGATTACTATTGTTTACGTACTATTGTCCAACCTTTTGATGTTCATTTTCAAAATCTGTGCTGTCCACTcacaaatatgtcaccatcaatCTCAGGTTCTTCTATTGgctttacatgtacagtacatcagtAGTAGTGTAGATAGTAGAGTAGTCTGGCTGCATGAAAAGTCACACCAAGGTGGAATGGGCCAAATGGGTGTCATATGATTTGTCCATCCATAGGAGAGCTGACCTTCAGTTCAGATTGAAAGAGCTAATTAATAGCCACAGCTCACAAGCTAACAACTGCTTCACAGAACCTCTGTGTTATATGTGTTGCTTGAAATGAGCTGTGATTTATTTGTTTAAAACCTTGAAAAAAAATTCCTTGGATTTCCCTAGACATCGTTTTAATTAACCAGCTACGGTGCGTATAGAATATTGCCTTTATGGAGTGGATTACACACAAGTTCAAATCTCATTCTGAACAAAGATAATATCTTGCAAAGATCATATTTCACTCTCAGACCTCAAGtccctcaaatctctctctctctctctctctctctctttctctctctctctctctctctctctctctctctctctctctctctctctctttctctctctctctctctctctctctctctctctctctctctctagtctccttTATGCGTCATGTGGTATCCCTGTGTCCCAAATTGCCAGCTGCAAATGACCTGATTTGGTAGGAGTCATGCACGGTCGGGCAGCATTGTGTATGTGGTGCGTGTGAAGTGAGCGCGTGCCACGGAGGTCAGCGCGTACCTATATACGTACTTTAGCAGCTCCATTTGTTTGGAGGTTGTTTTAGCTTGTTGTTCTTTGGCGTTTGTTATTCTGTGAATGTCAGTCCACCATGAATAATGCATAGAGCCAGTCATCAGTATTCTTGAAAAATATCACTTTAGTCCCACCAGCATTTACCACGCAGGGGGTGGGGGGACGACAAATGCACAATGTATGAATGCGCAATCTCATGTTAGAGGCTGTCTAGTGTATATTCCGAAAGAAATTTGCGCAGTTATCTGGAACGATGTAACAACCGTGTCGAACAGCTGTAATTTCAAATAATTTGTTCAACACAAAAAATGTGTTGAATTGAAATAATATCCAAAGCTTATGTTGACCCAAGAAATTGCTTGGCACTCTTCCCCGCCAATCCCCCCCTCCAATTTGGAAAATAATCATTTAAGCAACCACTGAATCCATTCTACAAAATTCATTCTTTCAGGCTTATTCAAATTTTCCTCTTGGCATGTTTCAAACTCTCTATTGAGCTACACACATTAAAGTAGAAGTTTGCTCAAGCATCACTGCCAAAATCCAATATCttttcaggagaaaaaaaaaccctgaacaaTTTCAAGCATGCAATTGAAATGACAAAAGCACTTCCATCCTCATGTGGGGTGGTTGACAGTGGAGAGGAATTACCCGATAGATCATGTTGAGGTGCTCCTCGGAGCTGCTGAAGTTGGCGGCCAAGTCGGCCACGCACAGGGACTCGTGCTGGCATATGTGCACCCAGCGCTGATACTCACTGGTGCCAGGGATGCGGTCGAAGAAGATCCGGAAGGCCTCCCACACCGCCTCCTGGCACACTGAGGTGAGAAtagatgacatgacatgacatgggaTGATGGCATGGGATGATACAGTATGTCATgccactcagggccgctgacagctttggctggtccctggacaaagtcatttgaatgcccccctcacccaatacatacgatgtaatgagaacccaattctgggccccccttctctctggagCCTGGGACAGCAAACCCCTTTGTTCgcccttgtctgcttccctgatGGCACTGCATGAAACCAAACAGCATGACAAGACACGGGATAACTATGATGATTATCCAAGAGGCCTGCCCTGCAGGCAAATTCTCTAACAACCTCCCCTGACTTAAATGTATTGATATTTTAGTTGACTCTATAAAGTATCTCAGTTTGTTTCCAGTAGCACATGGTACTGTAGATCAGATAATATTAATGAATGTTAAGCAAAGGTTACAAGTGTAATCGATACTACTTAATGCCATGGTCTTCCCAAGAGCATTTAAGAGAAAAAATATTCAAAGGACAACCCCACCCTTCAAAAAATGCTATCAGTTACACTATatccactgtatactgtatgctgcATCGCAAAATCGAGTTATTAAACAGCGATGGGCTCTCTTAAATCTGTTTGCTTACTTCCCTTCTCTATAACCACTTATTCATTTAGCAATGTAGGGAAATAAATTATAGAATGCAAAAGAAAACACTGCAAATGATTGCTGTTATCTAACAAATGAAGCCTGCTGTCTCACTGACAcataaaacatgtttttttggctGACCAGCAATTACAATTGGTTCCAGGGCCGGCGCTCGGCCTAAGGCGCCAAATGTTCTGGGGGGCACCAAGgtccacagaattacaatattaagctaaataaagcaATAAACTTTACATTTAATGGGCACTCCATACGTATGGTACtacatcagctgtgctcgatcaaaTGTATGACACCATGCTTACAGAtgtcaatgtcaaattccacaaaaatgaAAGAtttgtgctcgcctagggcaccaaattgcctagaagCGGCCCTGACTCATTCACATGCGCTGGCTACATACATTTAGTTAAATTATGCATTGCATGAGTCTGACCTCAGGATTAGCTCATTTCATAATCTCATCCATCATTGAGAGGCATGCATTTATGATAATTACCAGCTGCTAACTTTTACTGTATCATGCTTTTATAACATTAAATTACAGTGAATTAGCCCTTTTTGTGACATTTACTAGAATTAGCCTAATGTAAACATTTCAAATGCTTCCAccactgcattgcaaacaacactGCGACATTAGAATGTCAAATTCGAGATCAGGAATGGGTTTTGCGAGTTTCCCTTTGGTCTACTGGGCAGGAGCAAAACAGTGCTTTAAGAGCAAGAAGTTGTCAAgtgagaggatgtgtgtgagagCACCCCGTGCTGTGTAGCCTGTTAATCCATCATCTCATGTGTCGGAGAGCAATGACTGCACTGATGATGCACGCGCGGccgatttgacacacacacagcaacttttTCCAAGTTTGCCGTTCTCAAAGCCCACTCAGCAAACCCTAATTCACGTCGCTACTCTCCAAAAAAAATACGGGTGACTAAACTTCAGCAGAATGATAGGTATgacatatgtttttaaaaaaaacctttccaGCAAACACTGCAACTTCTCTTTTAAATGCACATTGTATggagcattttattggtgtttcCCCCTGAGAATTAAATGGAAACTGGCTCCCTAGTGTTTACTGAGCTGCACGATAATGAGCACAGACTACGCCA encodes:
- the LOC134468805 gene encoding interphotoreceptor matrix proteoglycan 1, whose protein sequence is MEVDPELHSHSDLSPAINALRVPDFKWADQQPSTAGLRAVWELKHHRTKRGAFFHSGVKVCPQETIREVVASHQAYYKLRVCQEAVWEAFRIFFDRIPGTSEYQRWVHICQHESLCVADLAANFSSSEEHLNMIYRRLNLQPPPELPGGESPAEERPVVETAAEEDGQSETEGGGEGGDGGEDSVPDVAVGTDSPPGGGEEGAEATTEDLDLPNVLPEHPVEQIVPFSINLVDPGYRELLGDEDSPQYHDLSRHLQEQMLQVFNKLPGFKTINVRRIRTGGISVYYAVLFENGMTADEAEGGEETAHPSAPKLIDLMTTALKEEATLPVDLSTLVFYPDLGATAPTLVETIDEITESHNDPEVNFPESNDLDTVGTEDIPDIPTDEEPEPTSPPEEEEPYITHMIETIIIDGTGELVRDYTPPTPPESVDDPDYEDTRPRGDVPIFDSEDSEEENVDVGVESDLILNFIPEEEAVPSSTSTDTLLTVATVSPEHSGDIESSLPVTTLSAITHQPPTEPLGDLDESEEEEVVVVYTAEGEMPEIADPEEEFEPVDEVLIEAGAEELPGEPVEEVSVVVEEVSEPEEDVNAPEDDGLEEVIIETDEEVIIEMEEEVVVEEEVLLEEPVDALPEELDEAVEVEPEPEAEIVEEEPDAGVEIDASESVEEIEVTDEVTVPEEEAEGEEETPTEGELEELEEETTAPPMESIKIIVPEMPDDDIPPEEQLLPQQPEEPHNLPSMPEDYIPWEEVEDMEEEPFVDVTIDLLPEEEYGLDIEADMEESEEVVIEDSEAAGAEETAEEVEEPETGEGSEEEEEGLEVVLEDTPTVVPEQPVPTTPSLDMGLFEVFLTDEPYQETGLEVMAEDIEENDMVTETEVEIETYSDTSEETSLEDLAVELDKADVVNVEKIDLLGYGSGFSEEHPFEATATPPLKYLTTPLMTTASRGRELVVFFSLRVTNMLFSEELFNRSSDEYRTLENRFTELLLPYLQTNLTGFRQLEILNFREGSVVVNSKMTFTKSVPYNVTMAVHCVLEEFCNEAAERLNIKIDSGSLDVEPADQADPCKFLACNEFSRCVVNRWSKEAECLCDPGYVTVDGLPCQSVCEVVPDFCQNGGQCEIIPGHGAACRCSVGKYWHFRGSHCSELVSQPLDPFLIIASQLGSLVFVYAALSRLILMVRKWLRTRKKVSLV